The sequence below is a genomic window from Salvelinus namaycush isolate Seneca chromosome 2, SaNama_1.0, whole genome shotgun sequence.
acagggttagcagatgttattggtcacatacacagggttagcagatgttattggtcacatacacagggttagcagatgttattggtcacatacacagggttagcagatgttattggtcacatgcacacggttagcagatgttattggtcacatacacatggttagcagatgttattggtcacatgcacacggttagcagatgttattggtcacatacacatggttagcagatgttattggtcacatacacatggttagcagatgttattggtcacatacacatggttagcagatgttattgtgagtgtagcgaaatgcttgtgcttctagttccgacagtgcagcaatatctaacaagtaatatctaacaattcccaacaatGACCTTATACACACagatctaagtaaaggaatggaatatatACGTATAAATATATGTGCATGTATCTGTGTGTTGAGAGAGATGGTGTTGCAGtgtgtgttattaacatgttgcactgtgtgtttgttaacatgttgcagtgtgtgtgtttgttaacatgttgcagtgtgtgtgtttgttaacatgttgcagtgtgtgtgttattaacatgttgcagtgtgtgtgttattaacatgttgcagtgtgtgttattaacatgttgcactgtgtgtgttattaacatgttgcagtgtgtgttattaacatgttgcACTGTGTGTTTGTTAACATGTTGGCATGCGTGTAaatgtgttattaacatgttgcagtgtgtgtatgtgttaacaTGTTGTAGTGTAAGTGTTATATAACATGGTGTGTATTTAACATGTTGTAGAGTACATAGAGCAGATGCAGTCAGGAGAGGAGGAGTTTGAGGCTCTGGCCTCTCAGTTCAGTGACTGCAGCTCCGCACGCAACGGAGGAGACCTGGGACTGTTCGgcagaggtaacacacacacacacacacacacacacacacacacacacacacacacgcggtcAAATGGAAactatacacatacacacacacacacacacacacgcggtcaaatggaaaatatactatacacacacacacgcggtcaaatggaaaatatactatacacacacacacacgcgcggtcaaatggaaaatatactatacacacacacacacacacacacacacacacacacacacacacggtcaaatggaaaatatactatacacacacacacacacacacacacacacacacggtcaaatggaaaatatactatacacacacacacacacatggtcaaatggaaaatattctatacacacacacactgtcaaatggaaaatatactatacacacacacacacacacacactgtcaaatggaaaatatactatacacacacacacacacagacacacacggtcagatggaaaatatactatacacacacacacagacacacacggtcagatggaaaatatactatacacacacacacacacacggtcaaatggaaaatatactatacacacacacacacacggtcaaatggaaaatatactatacacacacacacacacggtcaaatggaaaatatactatacacacacacacacacggtcaaatggaaaatatactatacacacacacacacacggtcaaatggaaaatatactatacacacacacacacggtcaaatggaaaatatactatacacacacacacacggtcaaatggaaaatatactatacacacacacacacacggtcaaatggaaaatatactatacacacacacacggtcaaatggaaaatatactatacacacacacacacacggtcaaatggaaaatatactatacacacacacacacacggtcaaatggaaaatatactatacacacacacacacacacacacacggtcaaatggaaaatatactatacacacacacacacacatggtcaaatggaaaatatactatacacacacacacacacacacacacggtcaaatggaaaatatactatacacacacacacacacggtcaaatggaaaatatactatacacacacacacacacacggtcaaatggaaaatatactatacacacacacacacggtcaaatggaaaatatactatacacacacacacacggtcaaatggaaaatatactatacacacacacacggtcaaatggaaaatgtactatacacacacacacacacacacacactcggtcaaatggaaaatatactatacacacacacacacacggtcaaatggaaaatatactatacacacacacacacacacacggtcaaatggaaaatatactatacacacacacacacacacacggtcaaatggaaaatatactatatacacacacacacacacacacacacacggtcaaatggaaaatatactatacacacacacacacacacggtcaaattgaaaatatactatacacacacacacacggtcaaatggaaaatatactatacacacacacacacacacacacggtcaaatggaaaatatactatacacacacacacacacggtcaaatggaaaatatactatacacacacacacacacggtcaaatggaaaatatactatacacacacacacggtcaaatggaaaatatactatacacacacacacacacacacacacggtcaaatggaaaatatactatCCAGTCTCACGCACAAGCATGCAATCACAGACCGGCACAAAGTCATGTTTTCCAGGTATTTCCTGTTTTAGTTGTGATAGAAGAGTTTGTGTGTTTCAGGTCAGATGCAGAAGCCGTTTGAGGATGCGTCCTTTGCTCTGAAGGTGGGAGACATGAGTGGTCCGGTGTTCACCGATTCTGGAGTTCACGTCATCCTCCGCACGGGATAGAGACAAGCTCTGACCCCTTGAATACCCCCATCTCCCCCTGAATACCCCCATCTCCCCCTGAATACCCCCATCTCCCCCTGAATACCCCCATCTCCCCTGAATACCCCCATCTCCCCCTGAATACCCCCATCTCCCCCTGAATACCCCATCTCCCCCTGAATACCCCCATCTCCCCCTGAATACCCCCTGAACACCCCCGTCTCCCCCTGAATACCCCTGTCTCCCCCTGAATACCCCCATCTCCCCCTGAATACCCCCTGAACACCCCCGTCTCCCCCTGAATACCCCTGTCTCCCCCTGAATACCCCCGTCTCCCCCTGAATACCCCCGTCTCCCCCTGAATACCCCCGTCTCCCCCTGAATACCCCCGTCACCCCTGAATACCCCCGTCACCCCCTGAAtacctcctccacccctcctacCTCCCACCCCCCCTCTTGTCCTCCCTACTCCCCTTAGAAGCCATCCCTTCCACCTCAAataccccccaccccacccaccgTTCTGTTCTATATGCAACTTTACACCATCAACACCCCTTATCCCTTGTACCTGTTGCCATGGCTACATCGTTGTGTGTGTGAAAATAAGAGCCCTgtagggactgactgactgagcgaacgagtgtgtgtgtgtgttcacatggACCATTACCCCTCCTCCCCCTACTTTATAGTGTCCCCTCTCTGTTTGCCAAGGCATTATTCTCTCAGTGATAACATGTCAGATGGTTAGTGGTAGACCAGTGGCCCATACTCTCTCATAGGAGACCGACATGTAGAAGGCTGACTCATGGGATTATTTAAACGGCTACCAACATCCCTTAGGTGGTAAAATAGTCAGGGCACAGGCCACTGTCTGCCATGTTTGTAGTCTCCACCCCATTCCATTTACTGCTTCACTGTATCTCCTATGTTCCAAGGAACTACAATACCCAGTATGCATGTGGGGAAGGGTTTTTGTAAGCTTGAATCTGCTAAGAGGTACTTCATATGATCTGTTCATCTCCCACCATTAAAGGACTCTTATTTTGTAAACCTGTCTGGACTTTTATTTTGTTGGGTGTCTGTCTGATGCTGCTACTGTGTGTTCAGTTCAATAAACGTTGCATGACAGTTCAATAAACGTTGCATGACAGTTAATAAACGTTGCATGACAGTTAATAAACGTTGCATGACAGTTAATAAACGTTGCATGACAGTTAATAAACGTTGCATGACAGTTAATAAACGTTGCATGACAGTTAATAAACGTTGCATGACAGTTAATAAACGTTGCAGGACAGTTAATAAACGTTGCAGGACAGTTAATAAACGTTGCAGGACAGTTAATAAACGTTGCAGGACAGTTAATAAACGTTGCAGGACAGTTAATAAACGTTGCAGGACAGTTAATAAACGTTGCATGACAGTTAATAAACGTTGCATAACAGTTAATAAACGTTGCGTGACAGTTAATAAACGTTGCATGACAGTTAATAAACGTTGCATGACAGTTAATAAACGTTGCATGACAGTTAATAAACGTTGCATGACAGTTAATAAACGTTGCATGACAGTTCAATAAATGTTGCATGGCAGTTCAATAAACGTTGCATGGCAGTTCAATAAACGTTGCATGACAGTTTATAAACGTTGCATGACAAGTTTATAAACGTTGCATGACAAGTTTATAAACGTTGCATGACAAGTTTATAAACGTTGCATGACCGTTCAATAAACGTTGCATTACAGTTTGTATTAAACGGCCCATTTCCCCTAAACACTGATCACCGTCCTTTTAATGGCCTTTGAGATACTGTATGTTTGCTGCATTTGTGTTAGTGTGGTGAGGTGTGACCTGATTAATATGGGTGGTGAGGTGTGACCTGGTCAATATGGGTGGTGAGGTGTGACCTGATCAGTATGGGTGGTGAGGTGTGACCTGGTCAATATGGGTGGTGAGGTGTGACCTGATCAATATGGGTGGTGAGGTGTGACCTGATCAATATGGGTGGTGAGGTGTGACCTGGTCAATATGGGTGGTGAGGTGTGACCTGGTCAATATGGGTGGTGAGGTGTGACCTGGTCAATATGGGTGGTGAGGTGTGACCTGATCAATATGGGTGGTGTGGTGTGACCTGACCAATATGGGTGAGGTGTGGTGTGACCTGACCAATATGGGGGGTGAGGTGTGACCTGACCAATATGGGGGGTGAGGTGTGACCTGGTCAATATGGGGGGTGAGGTGTGACCTGGTTAATATGGGGGGTGAGGTGTGACCTGTTTAATATGGGTGGTGAGGTGTGACCTGGTTAATATGGAGAGTGAGGTGTGACCTGTTTAATATGGGTGGTGAGGTGTGACCTGATTAATATGGGGGGTGAGGTGTGACCTGTTTAATATGGGTGGTGAGGTGTGACCTGGTTAATATGGGTGGTGAGGTGTGACCTGGTTAATATGGGGGGTGAGGTGTGACCTGTTTAATATGGGTGGTGAGGTGTGACCTGGTTAATATGGGGGGTGAGGTGTGACCTGGTTAATATGGGTGGTGAGGTGTGACCTGAGCTAgagttagttttagggttaggagctagagttaggtttagggttaggtgtagggttaggagctagggttagttttagggttaggagctagggttagggttaggttaggtttagggcTTAGGGAAAATCATTTATTTGTCATTTAATAATTTGTCATTTATTGCAGTTTTGCAATTCGTGTGAAATGTATTTCTAGGTTTGTGTTGAGGTGAGTTTAAACGCTTTCTCTCTTTGcctttcattctcctctctctctctctctctctctctcgctctctctatctctctctcatactctgtcctccattttctctctctctctcctccctctcctccctccctctagttcAGTCATGACCTTCCcagcccctcccctcttctcccttcctctcctccttctcctttttCACCTGGACTCCGCCCTCACCTGTCGTACTGCCAGCCAATCCCAGTGTGACTCCGCCCCCTTCGTCCCCGGTCACAACCTGGCAGGGGAGGGGTTTGACGTGGTGACCCTGAAACGTAAAGGGGCCTACCTGATCGACCTGAAGACCTACCTGTCCCCCAATAAAACCTGTACACTGTGTAGTAACCCCCTACAGGGGAACGAGCTGCAGAAAATACCCCTGTCTGTTGTAGACTGGAGGCCCTACAGCCACTGTACTGAGGATATCTCCAGCCACTCTCATGCCTCTGTCAGGTGAGTAGGATGGTTTCTGACTGCTTTGGAAAACGTTGTGTTTACTTGATGGAAATGTTCCTATTTGGACAGGaaactcctcttctcttctcttctcttctcctctccagtaACTTGGCAGAGGCTACTGCCAACGAGAACTCTAAAGACTGGAAGGTGGATCTGGATCTGGGTCTGGAGAATGGGGTATCTGTTGGCATAGAGATGGGAGGGTCGCAGTCAGATATAACCAGATTTGCCAAGAAGAAGACCAGAGACAACCGCTACTCCTTCTTTTCGCAGATTCTCCGCTGCCGCCACTacaggtaataataataataaaaaaaaaataacaataataataataactaatGGTAGCCTGCCCTTACGAGTGGTAAATCATTGGAAATCAATAATTTGATTCAATGCAATTCCCCCCTCCTACAAATCAGCAATGTTTTTATCTGCTCTATAGTAATTTTCTCAACTCCGGAGCATTTAAAAAAACTCTCTTTCCTGTGTTGTCATGGCACCTGCTTTCTCTCTCAATGTTGTGATAGGCCTACCATGATCCCGTGTTATCCATACATGTTTAAAACAGGAAAAGCTCCAGAAGATCTTTCTCCGCTGTGCCACTGCACCAGCCCATGACTTGGTCTCATTGAACATTGTGTAATGGCGTCACGCAATAGAAAACATTTGTAGTAATATTATGAAGTCGATCACAGTGCGATTGAGATGGTATGATTCAATAAATAAGTTGTTTCATCTGACATGAATGCATGATAAATATATGGTGATGTGCAACACCTAAACCAGTGGTTGACAATTAGGCTATTGTTGCTAGAATTTTACTGTCAAAATAGGACTCCAGAATTGCAGGTTTATTTTGATTGATAGTGATTCATTTGCTGACATCGATTTTGTGTACAAATATCACATTGGCTAATTCACTTGGGGCTAATCACCATCTGAGGAAGTGGAAACTCAAAACCCATTCGCTAGATCAATAAATGTCAGTTCCTGCTAGTTACCCTTGTAATTCATTAATACTAGTTACCCTTGTAATTCATTAATACTAGTTACCCTTGTAATTCATTAATACTAGTTACCCTTGTAATTCATTAATACTAGCCCAAATGATCTAGTGGCCCTCATGGGTGATAAactttgctgtctgtctctctggcatttgcaacattgtttcaatattgaaattcgatctccagctgtcccatagtaatgaatgtgtcGAGTCCggagcttttctcagccagtggaaatcatgaatcagctggaaTCATTTTTATTGGATATTTACAGAGAAATATCAATAGAAAACAACTAAAACGAAGTTAAATGCAGCTAATTTGAGTCGATTGTTGAATATTAATATTACTATTGTGACGCATAATTGCCATGGTAATTTGGAAAGTCAATGAGCATTATGGGTAATGTAGTCATTCTACAAATTCTAAATTGACCTAGAAATGCTTCCATCATTTACATTGTGACACCATGGTATCCTAGGGATACAGGACATTACAAAACACAAAAACTAGGAAAATAAACCGAACACATGGAATATTCaatacattaggaacaccttttctttccatgactgaccatacaggtgaaagttatgatcccttattgatgtcacttgttaaatccacttcaatcagtgtatatgaaggggaggagacaggtaaaggaaggatttttaagccttgagacaattgagacatggattgtgtatgtttaCCATTCAGGCaagtaggtaccaggcgcaccggtttgtgtcaagaactgcaacactgctgggtttttcactctcaacagttttctgtgtgtatcaaaaatggtccaccacccaaaggacatacagCCAAACGGACATGCCTGTAggaggcattggagtcaacatgggccagcgtccctgtggaacgctttcgacaccttgtagagtccataccccgacaaactgaggctgttctgaggtcaaagaggggtgcaactcaatattaggaaggtggaacaccttgtagagtccatgccccgacaaactgaggctgttctgaggtcaaagaggggtgcaactcaatattaggaaggtggaacaccttgtagagtccatgccccgacaaactgaggctgttctgaggtcaaagaggggtgcaactcaatattaggaaggtggaacaccttgtagagtccatgccccgacaaactgaggctgttctgaggtcaaagaggggtgcaactcaatattaggaaggtggaACACCTTGTGTTTTGTACAtacaatgttttgtacactcactgtaaAGTTGACAGTACCATGTAAGAGGACGACACGCTTCTTTTAAACCTAAAATTAAATAAATCGGTGCAAAATTGTAGGAGGAGATCCACCCGCAACTTAGAAGGCTTACAGTATTATAATATATAAATAACTAGAAGGGTCATTTTCCTGAATGAAAAAGAACAAAGAACTGGGCATAAGCCTGTGGAAACGCAGTCTAAGTAGCCAGAGAATCTGAAGTCAGATCGACAGTCTGCAACATACTAGACTCCAACTTGGAATGCCttcttgattgattgattgattgattgattgaacactCTCCTGTGTTCCAGTTATCGCACGCCAAACACTCCAACTCTCAGCGATGAGTTCCGTAAGGACATTGATCGTCTGGACTCATACTCTGAGACCTCTAAGGCCCAGTACCGCCGGCTCATAGACACCTATGGGACTCACTACATCCGCCAGGTTGACCTGGGAGGCCGGCTGACGATGACCACAGCAATACGCACCTGTCAGGCTTCACACAGTGGCCTCTCTACAAACCAGGTCCTCAATAATTTTTTATATTTAGAGTGTTTTGGAAATGACGCCATTTTAGCGCCTTTAAGCATTCCATTTCTCCATCCATGACAAGTATTTGGATTGTAATTATATGCATTGGTTCAGTTACATAGCATTGGTTCAGTTAAATAGCATTGGTTCAGTTAAATAGCATTGGTTCAGTTAAATAGCATTGGTTCAGTTAAATAGCATTGGTTCAGTTAAATAGCATTGGTTCAGTTACATAGCATTGGTTCAGTTACATAGCATTGGTTCAGTTACATAGCATTGGTTCAGTTACATAGCATTGGTTCAGTTACATAGCATTGGTTCAGTTAAATAGCATTGGTTCAGTTACATAGCATTGGTTCAGTTAAATAGCATTGGTTCAGTTATCAGTTACATAGCATTGGTTCAGTTATCAGTTACATAGCATTGGTTCAGTTATCAGTTACATAGCATTGGTTCAGTTACATAGCATTGGTTCAGTTGGTTCAGTTACATAGCATTGGTTCAGTTACATAGCATTGG
It includes:
- the LOC120019882 gene encoding peptidyl-prolyl cis-trans isomerase NIMA-interacting 1-like isoform X2 — its product is MADAEDEKLPSGWEKRMSRSSSDGSGEPDKVRCSHLLVKHSQSRRPSSWREENITRSKDEALDLIQKYIEQMQSGEEEFEALASQFSDCSSARNGGDLGLFGRGQMQKPFEDASFALKVGDMSGPVFTDSGVHVILRTG
- the LOC120019928 gene encoding perforin-1-like, encoding MTFPAPPLFSLPLLLLLFHLDSALTCRTASQSQCDSAPFVPGHNLAGEGFDVVTLKRKGAYLIDLKTYLSPNKTCTLCSNPLQGNELQKIPLSVVDWRPYSHCTEDISSHSHASVSNLAEATANENSKDWKVDLDLGLENGVSVGIEMGGSQSDITRFAKKKTRDNRYSFFSQILRCRHYSYRTPNTPTLSDEFRKDIDRLDSYSETSKAQYRRLIDTYGTHYIRQVDLGGRLTMTTAIRTCQASHSGLSTNQVESCLSTGLDVGLGRSKVSPSVQSCSKVLDNRDSKTSDSSSFLSHHTKVVGGSGWLGELSLNRNDSVGFRSWMSTLTPSPIL